Proteins co-encoded in one Natrinema sp. CBA1119 genomic window:
- a CDS encoding urease subunit beta, with translation MSEFVPGALLPADEPVTINEGRSTTTVTVENTGDRPAQVGSHFHFFEANPGLEFDRESAYGMRLDIPAGTAVRFEPGCEREVDLVDIGGDRIVHGMGGLVGGELDDQDVKARALERARERGYIAEADE, from the coding sequence ATGAGCGAGTTCGTTCCGGGAGCGTTGCTCCCGGCCGACGAGCCGGTGACGATAAACGAGGGACGGTCGACGACGACGGTCACGGTCGAGAACACCGGCGATCGGCCCGCACAGGTCGGCTCACACTTTCACTTCTTCGAGGCGAACCCGGGACTCGAGTTCGACCGCGAGTCGGCGTACGGGATGCGGCTGGATATTCCGGCGGGCACGGCCGTTCGATTCGAGCCCGGCTGCGAACGCGAGGTCGATCTCGTCGATATCGGCGGCGACCGAATCGTTCACGGGATGGGCGGCCTGGTCGGCGGCGAACTCGACGACCAGGACGTGAAGGCTCGAGCGCTCGAGCGTGCTCGAGAGCGGGGCTATATCGCGGAGGCGGACGAATGA
- the ureC gene encoding urease subunit alpha codes for MSRDLPRREYTELFGATEGDRLRLGDTNLFAKIETDYGVPGEEAVFGGGKTMRDGMGMQSGTTQAEGTLDWVFTNVVIIDPVLGVCKGDIGVRNGKIVGVGKAGNPDTMDGVDMVIGQSTDTVPADGLIATPGALDIHVHFNSPQLVDHALASGVTTMLGGGFGGGATTCTPGPRNIQRFLQAAEDWPVNVGFYAKGNSSRPESLHEQVEAGACGMKLHEDWGSTPAAIDTCLEVADEEDVQVCIHTDTLNESGFVEDTFDAIDGRAIHTFHIEGAGGGHAPDVLELIGHEHMLPSSTNPSMPYTENTFDEHLDMVMVCHHLNPDVPEDVAFAESRIRAETLGAEDVLHDTGAISMMTTDSQAMGRMAEMVSRTWQTAHKMKAQRGPLEADEGTDADNARIERYVAKYTINPAITAGIDDYVGSLEPGNLADIALWDPAFFGIKPEVVIKGGFPVWSQMGEANGSLMTCEPVIGRERAGAQGRAKHGLSVTFVSEAASENEVGDAYDLKTPVRPVSGTRSVRKSDMLHNDHCPDDIEIDAQTFEVQVDGEHVTCDPADDVPLAQRYLL; via the coding sequence ATGAGCCGGGACCTCCCGCGCAGGGAGTATACGGAACTGTTCGGCGCGACCGAGGGCGACCGGCTTCGGCTGGGCGATACGAACCTGTTCGCGAAGATCGAGACCGACTACGGCGTCCCTGGCGAGGAGGCGGTCTTCGGCGGCGGGAAGACGATGCGCGACGGGATGGGAATGCAATCCGGCACGACGCAGGCCGAAGGGACCCTCGATTGGGTCTTTACGAACGTCGTGATCATCGATCCCGTGCTGGGCGTCTGCAAAGGCGACATCGGCGTCCGCAACGGGAAGATCGTCGGCGTCGGAAAGGCGGGCAACCCGGACACGATGGACGGCGTCGACATGGTGATCGGGCAGAGTACCGACACCGTCCCCGCCGACGGGCTGATCGCGACGCCCGGCGCGCTGGACATCCACGTTCACTTCAACAGCCCGCAGCTGGTCGACCACGCGCTCGCCTCGGGCGTGACGACGATGCTCGGCGGCGGCTTCGGGGGCGGTGCGACCACCTGTACGCCCGGTCCGCGGAACATCCAGCGGTTCCTGCAGGCCGCCGAGGACTGGCCCGTCAACGTCGGCTTCTATGCGAAGGGCAACAGCAGCCGGCCGGAATCGCTCCACGAGCAGGTCGAGGCCGGCGCGTGCGGGATGAAACTCCACGAGGACTGGGGCTCCACGCCCGCGGCTATCGATACCTGCCTCGAGGTGGCCGACGAGGAGGACGTTCAGGTCTGTATCCACACGGACACGCTGAACGAGTCGGGGTTCGTCGAGGACACATTCGACGCCATCGACGGCCGCGCGATCCACACGTTCCACATCGAGGGCGCCGGCGGCGGCCACGCGCCCGACGTGCTCGAACTGATCGGCCACGAGCACATGCTGCCGTCGTCGACGAACCCGTCGATGCCCTACACGGAGAACACGTTCGACGAACACCTCGATATGGTGATGGTCTGTCATCACCTCAACCCGGACGTCCCCGAGGACGTCGCCTTCGCCGAGTCGCGCATCCGCGCGGAGACGCTCGGCGCGGAGGACGTCCTCCACGACACCGGCGCTATCTCGATGATGACCACCGATTCGCAGGCGATGGGCCGAATGGCCGAGATGGTGAGCCGAACGTGGCAGACCGCCCACAAGATGAAAGCCCAGCGCGGCCCGCTCGAGGCCGACGAGGGAACCGACGCGGACAACGCCCGGATCGAGCGCTACGTCGCCAAGTACACGATCAACCCGGCGATCACGGCGGGAATCGACGACTACGTCGGCTCGCTCGAGCCCGGAAACCTCGCGGACATCGCGCTGTGGGATCCGGCCTTCTTCGGGATCAAGCCGGAAGTCGTTATCAAGGGCGGCTTCCCGGTCTGGTCCCAGATGGGTGAGGCCAACGGCTCGCTGATGACCTGCGAGCCCGTGATCGGTCGCGAACGCGCCGGCGCACAGGGGCGAGCGAAACACGGCCTCTCGGTGACGTTCGTCAGCGAGGCCGCCTCCGAGAACGAGGTCGGCGACGCCTACGACCTCAAGACGCCCGTCCGGCCCGTCAGCGGCACGCGATCGGTCCGAAAATCGGATATGCTGCACAACGATCACTGCCCGGACGACATCGAAATCGACGCGCAGACGTTCGAGGTCCAGGTCGATGGCGAACACGTCACCTGTGACCCGGCCGACGACGTCCCGCTGGCACAGCGATACCTGCTCTGA